The Populus alba chromosome 13, ASM523922v2, whole genome shotgun sequence genome contains the following window.
taaaaaatacaacaataataaacaaaatgataaaaaaatccaactcaAGCTCATCCGGGGTAGCATATCATATATGCAACTTGGTCGTGACATAGGATAACTTCGTGCAAAAACAAAtcgaataaaattataaagtttaattatcaaacaatgTAATATTAAAAGGTGAAACTAagataacaatttttttgaaaaaagctacgaaaaaaaaattgtaagtcAAACCAAATTAACCCACTAATACCACGATCATGTGCATAAGATTTGGaatagaaaggaaaataaaaaaataaaaagcactaaaaccaattcttaatcaattaaatgttaaaagatgaaattaaaataaaaaaattaatcttaaaaaaaaaatattgaaggatctTATcggataacaaagaaaaaaataaataagaaaatgacaaccacataaaaagtaaaatggAAAACATCCAAGCTcaatttctataaaataaaatattaaatgataaaattaaagaaaaaaatataatccagaaaagatagaaaaaaccCTTCTCGAGTCTAGTTGGGACAACATGCAAAATCTATGATCTAGTTATAATATTAGGATAACTTTATCAAAAGCAAAatgaataaaactttaaaatttaattatcaaacaacccATAGTAAATAAATGAACCTCTTTAGCTAAGTTTTATAgtataacaattatatataaatatacatttctccttttttattctaggttgatttaattcaatttttttaaataattaaaatgatattgttttgaataaaaacaatttttttataaaaaaattaacgggttagGAGTCggattttgatcaaatcgaatttAGAATAACTGAAGTgaagttttttctttatctttttctattttaacccAACCATCCAAACCCTAAATTAACCCCACAGACGGATTCAGGTTAATTTTACAACCATGATTGAACTTGTTGTATTCAAATTGACTTGCATGCATGGACAAGATACAATAGACAGGAACgccaaaagaaaatgatttaaaaaaaataaaaattagaaaacaattgCTCATTGTTTATTGGCGTCGGAGAAGCAAGATTGGttgaaaaaaagtttatttttacatctGATGAGTCGTCAATGAATGCTAAGTCCTAGAATTTTCTATTGAGCCTATTTAAAATCTCTTAATAGATATATTTCAAGATAATCTGTATATATAGCATGCTTTCCCCCCCTAGTTTATGTGCTTCTATAAGCTAATTTAATGGAGGTTTGGAGAGACACAGAGCAGCAGCAACAATCAGTGCAATTTTGTATCTACAAAGATAGATAGTTTTGTAGGATAACAAcctgttaaaaaattatataaattataattgaaacttcacttaacaatttaaatttttaaaattgtttttaaatataatattaaaacattattaattaagcggtcatgagtttaaatttcattactcttattttattcaataaaaatataaatataatataatataaatttatataaatttctaggttaaaatattatttttactgtATAATGTATTAGagaattaaaagatatattaaaaaaattgggaaTGCATTGATCACACATACAATGTCAAACAATGAAACAAAATGTAATTATGTATAGAATGGATTCACAATATTAAACTTAAGCCAACCAATAATTGATGAATATCGGTTTATTctctgaaaaaataatttctaatgtTGAATTTGTCAAAATTTTAGTACTAATGGAAAATCTTGATTAGCTACAATAATGCACTAGCTAGCTACAAGAATACAtagcaattaatttaatttaatttaatcattaagATGGTATTGTCTGGGATCTTTAACATTAATCTTCCAATGACCATCTGGCAAGCTCGCATTCTTAGCCTTCCCTCGCCATTTCCTTATCCTTGCATCCATATGCTTTGTGAGCCGACAATATTGCTGCAATTTCTTTGGCATGGCGTCATAAACCTGCCACCATCTCTTGTGAGCTGAGTCGCTGGCAAAAATATGGCGATCCACCATGTCCCAATTACAATCATAATCTTTGTAGCATGCCCATGGCTTCAATCCCAAGAAATGGATGGTGTAGGGACCCTTCTGCATTTCATGGTCTGGGTTTCCTTGGTTCTTGAAGATCTTGAGATAATTCAGCCTCGTAGGCAGCCGATGCCACCATGTGAAGGCTTCGTTGAGAAACCCTTGATCACCTCCATTGTATGAAAGCAACTTGTTTCTCTTTGACATCATGTCTTCAAACAAGCACGTCGACGGCTCGATCACCATGATCCCCGAGTTGAATAGCACCTTGTCATTCGGAGCTGCTGATAACTGTGGATAAGCAAAGAACTTGTCGATATTCTTGAGGACTATAAGGTCAGCATCTATGAAAACAACTTTTTCATAATCTGTGAGTTGCCAAAGCCGAAGTTTGCTGTAGTTCCATTCGTTGTACGAGTCTTTTCGAGCAAAAGGGCTTCGGATAGGTTGGATGAGCTTCGTCTTCCACCCGGCGGCTCTAAGACCGCCGAGGGACTCTGGACTTAATGACGAATCATGGAGGAGGACGAGGTCGTTAGTAGAGCTGTTTTGCATTATACTTTGAGCCAAAGCAATTGCTCCACAGACATAAGCTTCCGAGGAATGGATTACTGTTGCATACGCAACCCTTTGATGATACAAGATGTTGTCAATGGGTTTTCTTGCTGTTGAATATTGTGCCATGGAATGTCTCTGAGTTCCTTGGCTTCCTGCATATTAACAAAGATATAATCGTGTTTGGTTAAATGAatataaacaaagataaaaggaatatatataaatataaaaggaatatAATCGTGCTTGGTTAAATGAATATAAACAAAGatgtaaaaacaaattgctttttatgaaaattttgaaataaatttgtttttttggaaatataaaaaacataagagacatgttttctttgttctaattatctctttgttttttattccaaataattaataaacaaacaCTACTCAAATGATGTTAATTGTGTAAACTTATTTTGTGCTTagtcatttattaaaaataatgtttttaattaagaaactggaaaaatgGTATCTTCATGATGAAGAAAGTTCATGATTAATTGGTGAGTGAAGATATTATCAATCTCTTaatctgatttatttttatatttttctagtttatcaTCAACATGTATAGTTTGCTCCTAacgcaaataaaataaatcaaattgaacAAAGACATACCTGTCAATAATCTACCAAGAGGAGCAATCTGGCATGATCCAACAGGCATTTGCACCTTCTGTCGAAGTCTCCTCAACTCAGGCTTGTACACCCAATAATCTCCTAAACGAGTCATCAAATCATCACACCTGAATATTTCTTGCATGGGTCCACAAGACCCCATGAAAACAACATACACCGTCCGATCACCGCCTCCCTTGGTCAATCCATTGGCCACTACAAGGTTAGCCACCACCAAGTTCACTTGCAGCCTAAACACATCCCTAATCCCTTGCTTCTCTGATCCGCTGCCACAAGGAACCCCAGCCAGGATAACATCTAGGTCACGGTAATCGTCTAGCCTAGGCATTGGGACCTCCGGGCACGACGGTTGGTGCCACCTGGCGTCTTCATCAATCCACTCTGGGAAAAAACTCTCCCATTTTAGCTCCTTGGATACAGGCCTGAAATCGACACTAACAGTCTCCACTTGTCCATGCATACGATCATATGCATGCTTGACGTGATCATCAACATTAACCAAGCCAATCTTGATCGGTTCGCTATCGGTTTTCTTCTCTATAAGGCCATCGAACCATGATTTCTGTGTATCGATTGATAAGGGTTTCTTAATGTCACGGGCTGCTGTTTGAGGGTGGTGATCAAGCTCACGGCCAGGTTTTGGCTTGAAAGAGAAGACGAGGAACATGAGGGATAGAGAGAGGAATAAGAGGGAAGTGATGAAGAGTTTTTGACACGAACTTTGGGGCTTAGAAGAGGCCATTGATCTTGATTGGCCTATACACACAGAACGTTTGCGTATATATAGTCAAGAGTATATTTATTTGCAAATCAAAATGAGTTTggtgagaaagagagagcatGGCTGCACGTTTGTGCTGTAAATTTGTCTTCTTGGCAGTATAATAATGTGTAATATATTACACTCACAGTTCTTTAATTAGATTTTGATATGGGATCGAGGGGTAATAATTAAGAA
Protein-coding sequences here:
- the LOC118060839 gene encoding putative UDP-glucuronate:xylan alpha-glucuronosyltransferase 5, whose amino-acid sequence is MASSKPQSSCQKLFITSLLFLSLSLMFLVFSFKPKPGRELDHHPQTAARDIKKPLSIDTQKSWFDGLIEKKTDSEPIKIGLVNVDDHVKHAYDRMHGQVETVSVDFRPVSKELKWESFFPEWIDEDARWHQPSCPEVPMPRLDDYRDLDVILAGVPCGSGSEKQGIRDVFRLQVNLVVANLVVANGLTKGGGDRTVYVVFMGSCGPMQEIFRCDDLMTRLGDYWVYKPELRRLRQKVQMPVGSCQIAPLGSQGTQRHSMAQYSTARKPIDNILYHQRVAYATVIHSSEAYVCGAIALAQSIMQNSSTNDLVLLHDSSLSPESLGGLRAAGWKTKLIQPIRSPFARKDSYNEWNYSKLRLWQLTDYEKVVFIDADLIVLKNIDKFFAYPQLSAAPNDKVLFNSGIMVIEPSTCLFEDMMSKRNKLLSYNGGDQGFLNEAFTWWHRLPTRLNYLKIFKNQGNPDHEMQKGPYTIHFLGLKPWACYKDYDCNWDMVDRHIFASDSAHKRWWQVYDAMPKKLQQYCRLTKHMDARIRKWRGKAKNASLPDGHWKINVKDPRQYHLND